One Tessaracoccus lacteus DNA window includes the following coding sequences:
- a CDS encoding TadE/TadG family type IV pilus assembly protein has translation MSASVETALILPAVVLFVGLLLTLARIAIADQHVEAAVAAAARAASLERSVAAAQTAAGEALERSLGERGIDCLSTGLTVDASGVARELGESATVSVTATCTVGLGDVSLPFVPGSVRVAGSHDSPVDPLRGK, from the coding sequence ATGTCGGCGTCGGTGGAGACGGCGCTCATCCTGCCAGCCGTCGTGCTGTTCGTAGGCCTGCTGCTGACGCTGGCGCGCATCGCGATCGCGGACCAGCATGTCGAGGCCGCGGTGGCTGCCGCGGCGCGGGCGGCCTCCCTCGAGCGCAGCGTCGCCGCGGCCCAGACCGCGGCCGGTGAGGCCTTGGAGCGGTCACTGGGGGAACGCGGGATCGACTGCCTGAGTACAGGGCTCACCGTCGATGCGTCAGGGGTGGCGCGCGAGCTGGGGGAGTCTGCGACGGTGTCGGTCACCGCCACCTGCACCGTCGGGTTGGGGGACGTGAGCCTGCCGTTCGTGCCCGGATCGGTGAGGGTGGCGGGCTCGCACGACTCTCCGGTCGATCCCCTGCGTGGCAAGTGA
- a CDS encoding FHA domain-containing protein: MKCPRCGSVSPAEARFCSVCGAQLVDHSGDTTTMFAVTGEGAPTTESLSEAEHEKVRRDLPAGNALLVVTRGAGDSNRFLIDHDVTTVGRHPESDIFLDDITVSRHHAKFVRSGGHLYLEDLGSLNGTYVNRTLLDGRSLIRDEDEIQIGKYRAIISLGE; encoded by the coding sequence ATGAAGTGCCCCAGGTGTGGATCTGTCAGCCCGGCCGAGGCGCGGTTCTGCAGTGTGTGCGGAGCGCAGCTCGTCGATCATTCCGGCGACACCACAACGATGTTCGCTGTGACGGGCGAGGGGGCCCCCACCACCGAGTCGCTGTCCGAGGCCGAGCACGAGAAGGTCCGCCGCGATCTGCCGGCCGGCAACGCCCTGCTGGTCGTCACGCGGGGCGCGGGTGACTCGAACCGATTCCTGATCGACCACGACGTCACGACCGTCGGCCGTCACCCCGAGTCGGACATCTTCCTCGACGACATCACGGTCTCGCGGCACCATGCCAAGTTCGTGCGCAGCGGCGGCCACCTGTACCTGGAGGACCTCGGCAGCCTGAACGGCACCTACGTCAACCGGACGCTGCTCGACGGCAGGTCGCTGATTCGCGACGAGGACGAGATCCAGATCGGTAAGTACCGCGCCATCATCTCCCTGGGTGAGTGA
- a CDS encoding YhjD/YihY/BrkB family envelope integrity protein: protein MKDWIARTIDRPVVAHAMSANTRYAQRLGAQFAAGVTYFSVLSLIPILMLTFSTLGLTLTVLRPDMLDQLKSYIDEQLGDANDLATALTSVIDQALSNWQSIGIVALFTAAYSGSKWAGNLKRAVRVMWSETFEDAIEKKNFVIELGVNLLIFLGLITCIGVGLGVSSIGTSFSTQVIAWLGWQDVPGIEPLVRIVAVLGTFVACWLLFAFLFIVMPNEPAAPRTWLFGTLIGAFGATVLQSLVGILVRLMSGNVSAAIFGNIIIFMLLFNVLATLILMTASWVGTEKVWRGERADRRAERARALLDSPDPTQFIDVPASTVVAATPIGPTMRFAGRHNADEVREPVTRVPEPDPDAYVRQGVARRGMQTNLAVGYGIGTATGLGLGALLISLLCRFSKRS from the coding sequence GTGAAGGACTGGATAGCGCGCACCATCGACCGCCCCGTCGTGGCCCACGCCATGAGCGCAAACACACGCTACGCTCAGCGCCTCGGCGCGCAGTTCGCCGCCGGTGTCACCTACTTCTCGGTGCTGTCGCTGATCCCGATCCTGATGCTCACCTTCTCTACGCTCGGCCTCACCCTCACGGTCCTGCGTCCGGACATGCTCGACCAGCTGAAGTCCTACATCGACGAGCAGCTCGGCGACGCGAACGACCTGGCAACGGCGCTCACCAGTGTGATCGACCAGGCGCTGAGCAACTGGCAGTCGATCGGCATCGTCGCACTCTTCACCGCCGCCTACTCCGGGTCCAAATGGGCGGGGAACCTCAAGCGCGCCGTGCGCGTCATGTGGTCCGAGACCTTCGAGGATGCGATCGAGAAGAAGAACTTCGTCATCGAGCTTGGCGTGAACCTGCTGATCTTCCTCGGCCTGATCACCTGCATCGGCGTGGGGCTCGGCGTGTCCTCCATCGGAACCAGCTTCTCCACCCAGGTGATCGCGTGGCTCGGCTGGCAGGACGTTCCCGGAATCGAGCCGCTCGTGCGGATCGTGGCGGTCCTCGGGACGTTCGTGGCCTGCTGGCTGCTGTTCGCCTTCCTGTTCATCGTGATGCCCAATGAACCGGCCGCGCCACGGACCTGGCTGTTCGGCACCCTCATCGGGGCGTTCGGGGCCACCGTGCTGCAGTCGCTCGTCGGAATCCTCGTGCGCCTGATGTCGGGCAACGTGTCGGCCGCCATCTTCGGCAACATCATCATCTTCATGCTCCTGTTCAACGTGCTGGCCACGCTGATCCTCATGACCGCGTCGTGGGTGGGCACGGAGAAGGTCTGGCGCGGCGAGCGGGCGGACCGGAGGGCCGAGCGGGCGCGCGCCCTGCTGGACAGCCCGGACCCGACGCAGTTCATCGATGTCCCGGCATCCACCGTCGTCGCGGCGACGCCCATCGGGCCGACCATGCGTTTCGCCGGGCGGCACAACGCCGACGAGGTGCGCGAGCCGGTCACCCGGGTGCCCGAGCCCGACCCCGACGCGTATGTCCGACAAGGCGTGGCACGTCGAGGCATGCAGACGAACCTCGCGGTGGGCTACGGCATCGGCACCGCCACCGGACTCGGATTGGGCGCCCTGCTCATCAGCCTCCTCTGCCGCTTCTCGAAGCGAAGCTGA
- a CDS encoding pyrophosphate--fructose-6-phosphate 1-phosphotransferase: MVKKVAILTAGGFAPCLSSAIGGLIERYTQVAPEVEIIAYRHGYQGLLKGDFLVVTDTVRANAALLHKFGGSPVGNSRVKLTNAADLVKRGLVAEGENPLKVAADRLVADGVDVLHTIGGDDTNTTAADLAAYLAEHDYGLTVVGLPKTIDNDVIPIRQSLGAWTAAEQGSVFAQNIVGEHNSGSRMLIVHEVMGRHCGWLTAATAQKYREWLDTQEWLPELGLSREAWDVHGVYVPEGVIDIAKESERLKKVMDEVGNVTIFLSEGAGLDAIVAELEADGEEVPRDPFGHVKLDKINPGAWFASKFAEKLDAEKVMIQKSGYFARSAAANDADLALIKQCTDLAVDSALRGEPGVIGHDEENGDVLTAIAFDRIKGGKPFDINQDWYSDMLAGIGQEFPVQTEAH, translated from the coding sequence ATGGTCAAGAAGGTAGCCATCCTCACGGCCGGCGGCTTCGCTCCCTGCCTTTCCTCGGCGATCGGCGGGCTGATCGAGCGCTACACGCAGGTCGCGCCGGAGGTGGAGATCATCGCCTACCGCCACGGGTACCAGGGCCTCCTCAAGGGCGACTTCCTCGTCGTCACGGACACCGTCCGCGCCAATGCGGCGCTGCTGCACAAGTTCGGCGGCTCCCCTGTCGGCAACTCGCGCGTCAAGCTGACCAACGCCGCAGACCTCGTCAAGCGTGGACTTGTCGCCGAGGGCGAGAACCCCCTGAAGGTCGCGGCCGACCGCCTCGTCGCCGACGGCGTCGACGTCCTGCACACCATCGGCGGTGACGACACCAATACGACCGCCGCCGACCTGGCCGCCTACCTCGCCGAGCACGACTACGGCCTGACCGTCGTCGGCCTCCCGAAGACCATCGACAACGACGTCATCCCGATCCGTCAGTCGCTGGGCGCCTGGACCGCCGCCGAGCAGGGTTCGGTGTTCGCGCAGAACATCGTTGGCGAGCACAACTCCGGCTCCCGCATGCTCATCGTGCACGAGGTCATGGGCCGCCACTGCGGCTGGCTGACCGCCGCCACCGCGCAGAAGTACCGTGAGTGGCTCGACACCCAGGAGTGGCTCCCCGAGCTCGGCCTGAGCAGGGAGGCCTGGGACGTCCACGGCGTGTACGTTCCCGAGGGCGTCATCGACATCGCCAAGGAGTCCGAGCGCCTGAAGAAGGTCATGGACGAGGTCGGCAACGTCACGATCTTCCTCTCCGAGGGCGCCGGCCTCGACGCCATCGTCGCCGAGCTCGAGGCGGACGGCGAGGAGGTCCCGCGCGACCCCTTCGGCCACGTCAAGCTCGACAAGATCAACCCCGGTGCCTGGTTCGCGTCGAAGTTCGCCGAGAAGCTGGACGCCGAGAAGGTCATGATCCAGAAGTCCGGCTACTTCGCCCGCTCCGCCGCCGCGAACGACGCCGACCTGGCCCTCATCAAGCAGTGCACCGACCTCGCCGTCGACTCCGCGCTGCGCGGTGAGCCCGGCGTCATCGGCCACGATGAGGAGAACGGCGATGTCCTGACCGCGATCGCGTTTGACCGCATCAAGGGCGGCAAGCCGTTCGACATCAACCAGGACTGGTACTCCGACATGCTGGCCGGCATCGGCCAGGAGTTCCCGGTGCAGACCGAGGCGCACTGA
- a CDS encoding small basic family protein, with translation MFAILGLIAGIVLGVVLQPSLPVALTPYLPIAIVAAFDAILGATRSYLEGVFSDRVFLVSFLSNVLIAGLIVFVGDQIGVGSQLSTGVVVVLGIRIFTNAAAIRRALLHA, from the coding sequence GTGTTCGCGATTCTTGGGCTGATCGCCGGCATCGTGCTCGGTGTCGTGCTGCAGCCGAGCCTTCCGGTGGCGCTGACCCCCTACCTTCCGATCGCCATCGTCGCAGCCTTCGACGCGATCCTCGGCGCCACCCGCTCCTATCTCGAAGGCGTCTTCTCCGACCGGGTGTTCCTCGTCTCGTTCCTCAGCAACGTGCTCATCGCGGGTCTCATCGTGTTCGTCGGCGACCAGATCGGCGTCGGCTCCCAGCTGTCGACCGGCGTCGTCGTGGTCCTCGGGATCCGCATCTTCACCAACGCGGCGGCCATCCGGAGGGCGCTGCTCCATGCCTGA
- a CDS encoding bifunctional nuclease family protein, translating to MIGLDVIGIRLVSPEDPPVLLLQEEGGTRCLPVWIGTQEAAAIASALEGELPARPMTHDLLAALLVMIRPEGGEVLITGIEEGVYQARLQLGDVSIDARPSDCVAAALRLEWPIRCPRELMDQVGVEVSEGAPDEVEAFKAFLDSVNADDFEDENP from the coding sequence ATGATCGGCCTTGACGTGATCGGGATACGGCTCGTGTCGCCGGAGGATCCCCCGGTGCTCCTGCTGCAGGAGGAGGGGGGCACCAGATGCTTGCCGGTATGGATCGGCACGCAGGAGGCGGCGGCCATCGCGTCGGCCCTCGAGGGTGAGCTGCCGGCGCGGCCCATGACACACGACCTCTTGGCCGCGCTGCTCGTCATGATCCGCCCCGAGGGCGGAGAGGTACTCATCACGGGCATCGAGGAGGGCGTCTACCAGGCTCGCCTGCAGCTCGGTGATGTCAGCATCGACGCCAGGCCGAGTGACTGCGTGGCGGCCGCGCTGCGCCTCGAGTGGCCCATCCGGTGCCCCCGCGAGCTGATGGATCAAGTGGGGGTTGAGGTTTCCGAAGGTGCCCCGGACGAGGTCGAGGCGTTCAAGGCGTTCCTCGACTCCGTCAACGCGGACGACTTCGAGGATGAAAACCCCTAG
- a CDS encoding CDP-alcohol phosphatidyltransferase family protein, which translates to MPSSLVPQQQWDTDAVWTIPNVISFVRLLGIPAFCWLIVIGNDLGAIILLVVFGATDWVDGFVARRLKQRTQLGARLDPIADRLYILATVAALMFRGLVPWWFVMILFARDVMLACLLPILKRHGLVSLPVNYVGKLGTLLLLFALPLILLGGHSSIGWPAAHWIGWFLGVAGALAYWAAGLLYVRETLHLAKDR; encoded by the coding sequence GTGCCTTCATCGCTCGTACCGCAGCAGCAGTGGGATACCGACGCGGTCTGGACCATCCCCAACGTCATCTCCTTCGTGCGGCTGCTCGGCATCCCCGCGTTCTGCTGGCTCATCGTCATCGGCAACGACCTGGGGGCCATCATCCTGCTGGTCGTGTTCGGCGCGACGGACTGGGTCGACGGCTTCGTCGCCCGCCGACTGAAGCAGCGCACCCAGCTCGGCGCTCGGCTCGACCCGATCGCCGACCGGCTCTACATCCTCGCGACCGTCGCTGCCCTGATGTTCCGCGGCCTGGTGCCGTGGTGGTTCGTGATGATCCTGTTCGCCCGCGACGTGATGCTCGCCTGCCTGCTGCCGATTCTGAAGAGGCACGGCCTAGTGTCCCTGCCGGTCAACTACGTCGGAAAGCTCGGCACGCTTCTTCTGCTTTTTGCACTCCCGCTGATCCTGTTGGGGGGGCACTCGTCGATCGGTTGGCCGGCCGCTCACTGGATCGGCTGGTTCCTCGGCGTCGCCGGTGCCCTCGCCTACTGGGCGGCTGGCCTCCTCTACGTGCGTGAGACCCTGCACCTGGCGAAGGACAGATGA
- a CDS encoding DUF881 domain-containing protein — protein sequence MNRPDASMTLLRDLQEGALEPEYREGSRRPPSRLRFGFTVTLLVLLITVAALQTTRGAGTAADQRAQLLERIASARTQQAELSSQVTSLEGEIRDLGDAAIGDPAEQQRQEALEAVTGAVAVSGEGVIVEVGDAPGASNAQGLVLDSDLTRLVNGLWEAGAEAVSINGQRLTVLTPIRSAGAAITVDYVSLSPPYTLQAIGNPATLPARFNETDAAQWWHYLTQNYGLTLSIKVSEDDLELPADSGMTLRYAERG from the coding sequence ATGAACCGCCCCGACGCCAGCATGACCCTTCTGCGTGACCTGCAGGAGGGCGCACTGGAGCCCGAGTACCGGGAAGGGTCGAGGCGCCCGCCGAGTCGGCTGCGGTTCGGGTTCACAGTCACGCTGCTGGTGCTCCTGATCACGGTCGCTGCCCTGCAGACGACCCGCGGTGCCGGCACGGCCGCCGATCAGCGTGCGCAGCTGCTGGAACGCATCGCATCGGCCCGCACTCAGCAGGCCGAGCTCTCTTCCCAGGTCACCTCGCTGGAGGGGGAGATCCGCGATCTGGGCGACGCCGCCATCGGCGACCCTGCCGAGCAGCAGAGACAGGAAGCGCTCGAGGCGGTCACGGGTGCCGTCGCAGTCTCCGGGGAGGGGGTCATCGTCGAGGTCGGCGACGCGCCGGGCGCAAGTAACGCGCAGGGTCTGGTCCTCGACAGCGACCTCACCAGGCTGGTCAACGGTCTGTGGGAGGCCGGCGCGGAGGCCGTCAGCATCAACGGTCAGCGGCTCACGGTGCTGACCCCCATCAGGTCGGCGGGCGCCGCCATCACCGTCGACTACGTCTCCCTCAGCCCGCCCTACACGCTGCAGGCCATCGGCAACCCCGCCACACTGCCGGCGCGATTCAACGAGACCGACGCCGCCCAGTGGTGGCACTATCTGACTCAGAACTACGGGCTGACGCTCAGCATCAAGGTGTCCGAGGACGACCTTGAGCTGCCGGCCGATTCTGGCATGACGCTACGCTACGCGGAGCGGGGATAG
- a CDS encoding DUF881 domain-containing protein translates to MPDTEPTRPPQPTGPAPADGARRAAEPRRTVIMRDFLRPGRGQLVVGAALFLTAFIVVITLQSQASQPEFANVRQADLIQLLDNVTSETRRLEDQVRELESARSELQSGVDSDKAARQEAARRIEQAEILAGTVPATGPGIRIQISDPERAVTAALLLDAIEELRDAGAEVIELNDSVRVVMRTFFTTADDGSIVADDVTLTAPFTIEAIGDPATLEAGARFRGGLVSEIEGERVGGSVQITQLDQVSIDTTVEVVENQFARPR, encoded by the coding sequence ATGCCTGACACCGAACCCACCCGGCCGCCTCAGCCGACGGGTCCCGCGCCGGCCGACGGCGCCCGGCGCGCGGCCGAGCCCAGGCGTACGGTCATCATGCGCGACTTCCTCCGTCCCGGTCGCGGACAGCTCGTGGTGGGCGCGGCGCTGTTCCTCACCGCCTTCATCGTCGTCATCACACTCCAGTCGCAGGCCTCGCAGCCGGAGTTCGCCAACGTGCGCCAGGCCGACCTGATCCAGCTCCTCGACAACGTCACCTCGGAGACACGGCGGCTCGAGGACCAAGTCCGCGAGCTCGAGTCGGCCCGCTCCGAGCTCCAGAGCGGCGTGGACAGCGACAAGGCAGCCAGGCAGGAGGCCGCCCGCCGGATCGAGCAGGCCGAGATCCTGGCGGGTACCGTGCCGGCCACCGGCCCTGGCATCAGGATTCAGATTAGCGACCCCGAGAGGGCCGTCACCGCCGCGCTGCTGCTCGACGCCATCGAGGAGCTGCGCGATGCCGGAGCGGAGGTCATCGAGCTCAACGACTCGGTGCGGGTCGTGATGCGTACCTTCTTCACCACGGCCGACGACGGGAGCATCGTGGCCGACGACGTCACGCTGACGGCCCCGTTCACCATCGAGGCGATCGGGGACCCGGCCACCCTGGAGGCCGGCGCCAGGTTCCGCGGGGGACTTGTCAGCGAGATCGAGGGCGAACGCGTCGGGGGGAGCGTGCAGATCACACAGCTGGACCAGGTCTCCATCGACACCACCGTCGAGGTGGTGGAGAACCAGTTCGCCCGTCCGCGTTAG
- a CDS encoding MerR family transcriptional regulator codes for MAEKRALQGLLFDGDFAPVPSDTGYRGPIAHRVAGITYRQLDYWARTGLVVPSIRNAEGSGTQRLYSFRDILLLRIVKRFLDVGISLHQIRVAIDHLRERGVDDLTELTLVSDGFSVYEVTSANELFDLTRGGQGMFMISVSSVWRELEGTLSTLPGERTVRDQVEEHPDDELAARRRSHAV; via the coding sequence GTGGCTGAGAAGCGTGCGCTGCAGGGGTTGCTGTTCGACGGTGACTTCGCCCCCGTGCCCAGCGACACCGGCTACCGAGGTCCGATCGCGCATCGCGTCGCAGGCATCACCTATCGACAGCTGGACTACTGGGCGCGCACCGGTCTGGTCGTGCCCAGCATCCGCAACGCCGAGGGGTCGGGGACCCAGCGCCTCTACTCGTTCCGTGACATCCTGCTCCTTCGCATCGTCAAGCGCTTCCTGGACGTCGGCATCTCTCTGCACCAGATCCGCGTCGCCATCGATCACCTCCGCGAGCGCGGCGTCGATGACCTGACCGAACTCACTCTGGTCAGCGACGGGTTCTCGGTCTACGAGGTCACGTCGGCCAACGAACTGTTCGACCTGACACGCGGCGGCCAGGGGATGTTCATGATCTCCGTCAGCAGCGTGTGGCGCGAACTCGAGGGCACGCTGTCGACGCTCCCCGGGGAACGGACCGTCAGGGACCAGGTCGAGGAGCATCCCGACGACGAGCTGGCCGCCCGGCGTCGCTCGCACGCCGTGTGA
- the ftsR gene encoding transcriptional regulator FtsR — protein MAGAARTIGRVLEMLRPEFPDISVSKLRYLEAEGLVAPDRQQPSGYRRFSQADIDRLVYVLRAQRDRYLPLKVIREELEAIDRGEEPPTHPAPSEDEPQPEPSRSGRSGGKGLVTRRQVMSQSGLGEAALIQLERLKIIVPRRGSQFYGPEAVALAQAAKKLAGYGIDLRQLRVLQQAAGMEAAIVEQAIEPYRRRSGVPQDIVVDLYRVVMQAHAALLHGQIH, from the coding sequence ATGGCCGGCGCGGCACGCACCATCGGCCGCGTCCTGGAGATGCTTCGTCCGGAGTTCCCGGACATCTCCGTGTCCAAGCTCCGGTACCTCGAGGCTGAGGGGCTGGTTGCACCGGACCGGCAGCAGCCCTCCGGGTATCGCAGGTTCTCCCAGGCCGACATCGACAGGCTCGTCTACGTGCTCCGGGCCCAGCGCGACCGTTACCTGCCGCTGAAGGTCATCCGCGAGGAACTGGAGGCCATCGACCGCGGGGAGGAGCCGCCCACCCATCCCGCACCGTCGGAGGATGAGCCGCAGCCCGAGCCGAGCCGCAGCGGACGCTCAGGCGGCAAGGGGCTCGTGACCCGCCGTCAGGTGATGTCGCAGTCGGGGCTTGGCGAGGCGGCGCTGATCCAGCTGGAGCGCCTCAAGATCATCGTCCCGAGGCGCGGCAGCCAGTTCTACGGCCCGGAGGCCGTCGCGCTCGCTCAGGCTGCCAAGAAGCTCGCGGGCTACGGCATCGATCTGAGGCAGCTCAGGGTCCTGCAGCAGGCCGCCGGGATGGAGGCCGCGATCGTCGAGCAGGCGATCGAGCCCTACCGACGGCGCTCCGGCGTTCCCCAGGACATCGTCGTAGACCTCTACCGCGTCGTGATGCAGGCGCACGCGGCCCTGCTGCACGGCCAGATCCACTGA
- a CDS encoding TadE/TadG family type IV pilus assembly protein: MSDQRGMSESVQLAVLLPLLIGIFLLLLQWALISWAQSTATSAAQESAAAAALHGAREADGLAAGERALSNGSLSRASVRVEKGATITRSVVRGRAVAVLFPYEVVAEATSPTERVTVP, from the coding sequence ATGTCTGACCAGCGGGGGATGAGCGAGTCGGTGCAGCTCGCCGTGCTGCTTCCGCTCCTGATCGGCATCTTCCTGCTGCTCCTCCAGTGGGCGTTGATCAGCTGGGCTCAGTCGACGGCGACATCGGCGGCCCAGGAGTCGGCCGCGGCCGCGGCCCTGCACGGGGCCCGCGAGGCCGACGGGCTGGCCGCGGGGGAGCGGGCCCTGTCCAACGGGTCGCTCAGCCGGGCGAGCGTCCGCGTCGAGAAGGGGGCCACGATCACGAGGTCCGTGGTCCGTGGCCGCGCCGTCGCCGTGCTCTTCCCCTACGAGGTCGTCGCCGAGGCAACCTCGCCTACGGAGCGGGTGACGGTCCCGTGA
- a CDS encoding L-threonylcarbamoyladenylate synthase yields the protein MAQYFDVHPVNPQPRALAQTTRILENGGLIAYPTDSCFALGCMLGNADGIERIRRIRRLDAKHHFTLVVDEFAKLGRFVEMDNWVFRAVKAVTPGPYTFILRASREVPKMMQHPKKHTVGVRIPDHRTTLALLETVGAPLLSSTLLLPDYDEPLTDGWTIKEVLDHEVDAVLDSGDCGVEPTTVVDLTGDEPIVARVGAGDPSPFE from the coding sequence ATGGCTCAGTACTTCGACGTGCATCCGGTCAACCCTCAGCCCCGGGCGCTGGCGCAGACGACGCGCATCCTCGAGAACGGTGGTCTGATCGCGTATCCCACCGACTCCTGCTTCGCGCTGGGTTGCATGCTCGGCAACGCCGACGGTATCGAACGCATCAGGAGGATCAGGAGGCTGGACGCCAAGCACCACTTCACGTTGGTGGTCGACGAGTTCGCCAAGCTCGGGCGTTTCGTGGAGATGGACAACTGGGTGTTCCGGGCCGTCAAGGCCGTGACGCCCGGTCCCTACACCTTCATCCTGCGGGCCTCGCGCGAGGTCCCGAAGATGATGCAGCACCCGAAGAAGCACACCGTCGGCGTGCGCATCCCGGACCATCGCACCACGCTGGCGCTGCTAGAGACCGTCGGGGCGCCGCTGCTGAGTTCGACGCTGCTGCTGCCTGACTACGACGAGCCGCTGACCGACGGATGGACGATCAAGGAGGTCCTCGATCACGAGGTCGACGCCGTCCTCGACTCGGGCGACTGCGGCGTGGAGCCGACCACCGTCGTCGACCTGACCGGGGACGAGCCCATCGTCGCGCGGGTCGGCGCGGGGGACCCGTCCCCGTTCGAATGA
- a CDS encoding glycosyltransferase family 4 protein: MRVALLCPYSLDVAGGVGTHVLGLADWLAGEGHDPVVVAPGTREPSVPSVLLGGAVRLPFNGSTARLALGRGQVRAARRAVETADVVHVHEPLTPGVAFGVARTARRLVVTHHASFAPGPLIPLLRARAALLAPDRVPLAVSRAAADTAAAATGTRPPVVPNGVVLQPPPTPRTGRPVVVFVGRLDEPRKGYALFARLAQQGLDADFVAVGRGGTGAEGVVELGGVADAARDALLARASVLVAPNRFGESFGLVLVEALGAGCAVVASDLPAFRDVVDDPAVATFFPPDDLAAATAALLARLADPADVHRARSVAERYGWDRVGPRVLAAYQEAGGGPTTMA, encoded by the coding sequence GTGAGGGTCGCGCTGCTCTGCCCCTATTCGCTCGACGTGGCCGGAGGAGTCGGCACCCATGTCCTCGGCCTGGCGGACTGGCTGGCAGGGGAGGGGCATGACCCGGTCGTGGTGGCACCAGGAACCCGCGAGCCCTCCGTGCCCTCCGTGTTGCTCGGCGGCGCCGTCCGCCTACCCTTCAACGGCTCGACCGCCAGGCTCGCACTCGGCCGCGGCCAGGTCCGGGCGGCCCGGCGTGCGGTGGAGACGGCCGACGTCGTCCACGTCCATGAGCCCCTGACACCCGGCGTGGCCTTCGGGGTCGCACGGACGGCGCGCCGCCTGGTCGTGACCCACCACGCGAGCTTCGCACCCGGGCCTCTTATCCCGCTGCTGCGTGCCAGGGCCGCGCTGCTGGCTCCCGACCGCGTCCCGCTGGCCGTGTCTCGCGCAGCAGCAGACACCGCTGCCGCCGCCACGGGGACGCGCCCGCCGGTCGTGCCCAACGGCGTCGTGCTGCAGCCCCCTCCCACGCCGCGGACCGGGCGACCGGTCGTGGTCTTCGTCGGGCGGCTCGACGAGCCACGCAAGGGCTACGCGTTGTTCGCGCGTCTCGCGCAACAGGGGCTGGACGCCGATTTCGTCGCCGTCGGGCGCGGAGGGACGGGGGCCGAGGGTGTGGTGGAGCTCGGCGGAGTCGCAGATGCGGCCCGCGACGCGCTCCTTGCCCGTGCGAGCGTGCTGGTCGCCCCCAACCGCTTCGGCGAGTCATTCGGCCTGGTGCTTGTGGAGGCGCTCGGGGCCGGATGCGCGGTGGTCGCGTCCGACCTGCCCGCGTTCCGCGACGTCGTCGATGACCCCGCCGTGGCGACGTTCTTCCCGCCCGACGACCTGGCAGCCGCGACCGCCGCCCTGCTCGCGCGGCTCGCCGACCCCGCCGACGTCCACCGCGCCCGCAGCGTCGCCGAGCGGTACGGCTGGGACCGCGTCGGGCCGAGGGTCCTGGCTGCCTACCAGGAAGCCGGGGGAGGGCCGACGACCATGGCATAG